Proteins from one Bacillota bacterium genomic window:
- a CDS encoding PTS sugar transporter subunit IIB: protein MKILAVCGVGQGTSLLLRMSVEEALKKLGIEAEVDNTDVSSASMGGADLIVAGEYHIESLRNVETPVLSIIDFMDVNEIMEKLNNHLKGE, encoded by the coding sequence ATGAAAATCCTGGCTGTTTGCGGGGTCGGACAGGGAACCAGCTTGTTGCTGCGGATGAGTGTGGAAGAGGCACTTAAGAAATTGGGAATCGAAGCTGAAGTAGACAACACCGATGTCAGTTCGGCGTCAATGGGTGGCGCAGACCTGATAGTCGCCGGCGAGTACCACATTGAGTCCCTGCGCAATGTGGAAACACCGGTGCTGAGCATTATTGACTTCATGGACGTCAACGAAATTATGGAGAAACTAAATAATCATCTTAAGGGGGAATAA